The following proteins come from a genomic window of Gemmatimonadota bacterium:
- a CDS encoding site-2 protease family protein translates to MELLLFLPPLLVAVVVHEVAHAWMALRQGDDTAARLGRVSLRPLRHLDFFGSFLVPVILWLGNAPFLFGWAKPVPVNPSNFRDHRRGDILVSLAGPASNFLLAAASVVAAVLFVWVGRVAGPVEPGVSFVAEMARFSVFINLLLGIFNLIPIPPLDGSHVLYHLLPEELGLAYRRAGRFGILLLVGLLFFVPGAFDVMLWPVAAIDRVALDLIRLAT, encoded by the coding sequence ATGGAACTGCTGCTTTTCCTGCCGCCGCTGCTGGTCGCCGTCGTCGTGCATGAGGTGGCGCACGCCTGGATGGCGCTCCGGCAGGGCGACGACACCGCCGCCCGGCTCGGGCGTGTCAGCCTACGGCCGCTGCGCCACCTGGATTTCTTCGGCAGCTTCCTGGTGCCGGTCATCCTATGGCTGGGCAACGCGCCGTTCCTGTTCGGCTGGGCGAAGCCGGTGCCGGTGAACCCGAGCAACTTTCGTGACCATCGTCGTGGCGACATCCTCGTGTCGCTTGCGGGCCCGGCGTCCAACTTCCTGCTGGCGGCCGCGAGCGTTGTCGCGGCGGTCCTCTTCGTCTGGGTGGGGCGCGTTGCGGGGCCGGTCGAGCCAGGCGTGTCTTTCGTGGCCGAAATGGCCCGCTTTTCGGTGTTCATCAACTTGCTTCTGGGGATTTTCAACCTGATCCCGATCCCGCCGCTGGACGGGTCCCACGTCCTCTACCACCTGTTGCCGGAGGAGCTGGGCCTCGCCTACCGGCGCGCCGGGCGCTTCGGCATCCTGCTGCTCGTCGGGCTGCTGTTCTTCGTGCCGGGTGCGTTCGACGTCATGTTGTGGCCGGTCGCGGCGATCGACCGCGTCGCGCTCGACCTCATCCGGTTGGCCACGTGA
- the scpB gene encoding SMC-Scp complex subunit ScpB, which yields MTLVRIVEALLFASDAPLSAADIARAEPDVDEATVLEAIDALRREYDEADRAFGVYELAGGFQILTRPEFVPYLERFATVSRSARISPAALEALAIVAYRQPIGRAEIEEIRGVGSVGVLRTLAERDLIEVVGRGEGLGRPLLYGTTRRFLDHFGYASLDDLPRPEELPVVLRQQFALEPAEASAETEAGGEPEAGAPPDARDREAEGARLAMVVEAEVDRVVAAATSRPPPSE from the coding sequence ATGACGCTGGTGCGGATCGTCGAGGCGCTCCTGTTCGCGAGCGACGCCCCGCTTTCGGCGGCGGACATCGCGCGCGCCGAACCCGACGTGGACGAGGCCACGGTGCTGGAGGCGATCGACGCCCTGCGGCGTGAGTACGACGAGGCGGACCGCGCGTTCGGCGTTTACGAGCTCGCGGGAGGCTTCCAGATCCTGACCCGGCCGGAGTTCGTTCCCTACCTCGAGCGTTTCGCCACGGTGAGCCGCAGCGCGAGGATATCCCCGGCCGCGCTGGAAGCGCTGGCCATCGTGGCCTACCGGCAACCGATCGGGCGGGCCGAGATTGAGGAGATCCGCGGCGTCGGCTCCGTCGGCGTGTTGCGGACCCTGGCGGAGCGGGACCTCATCGAAGTCGTGGGCCGGGGAGAGGGCCTGGGCCGGCCGCTCCTGTACGGAACCACGCGCAGGTTCCTGGACCACTTCGGGTACGCGTCGCTGGACGACCTGCCGAGGCCCGAGGAGTTGCCGGTGGTTCTGCGGCAGCAATTCGCGCTCGAGCCGGCAGAAGCCTCGGCGGAGACCGAAGCGGGCGGCGAGCCGGAGGCCGGAGCGCCTCCGGACGCGCGCGACCGGGAGGCCGAAGGAGCCCGCCTGGCCATGGTGGTGGAGGCGGAGGTGGACCGCGTGGTCGCCGCGGCCACGAGCCGCCCGCCGCCCAGTGAGTGA
- the rpsT gene encoding 30S ribosomal protein S20, translating to MPNIKGSEKRMRQARKRSERNRAQRSRMRTAIKRVMTATDAGEATEAYRETAAILDRYASRRLIHPNKAARKKSQLAKRVTELGGQP from the coding sequence GTGCCGAATATCAAGGGATCCGAGAAGCGTATGCGTCAGGCGCGCAAGCGTTCGGAGCGCAATCGCGCCCAGCGCTCGCGCATGCGTACGGCCATCAAGCGGGTCATGACGGCGACGGACGCCGGCGAGGCCACTGAGGCCTACCGCGAGACCGCCGCCATACTCGACCGGTACGCCTCTCGGCGGCTGATCCATCCCAACAAGGCCGCGCGCAAGAAGTCCCAGCTCGCCAAGCGCGTGACCGAGCTCGGCGGACAGCCCTAG
- a CDS encoding DUF58 domain-containing protein — protein sequence MIGWPLPPNEEHARPERERAGGGVPREVLRQVRLIELRTRGLVDNIFGGEYQSVFRGQGIEFAEVREYLPGDDIRTIDWNVTARMGEPFVKQYVEERELTLLLLVDLSGSEQFGTRSRFKAELAAEIGAVIALSAARNNDRTGLLIFTDRVEHSVPPKKGRRHVLRLIRDVLAFQPQGSGTDLAGALDYAGRVLSHRAIVFVLSDFHLPPEAEANFDHRLQVVSRRHDVVAVKISDPRELELPDAGLLRLRDPETGEVRVVDTGRLDVRQRFRATALAREAAMRRRFRRLGVDEIEVATDRPYAPPLLEFFERRARAGRR from the coding sequence GTGATCGGCTGGCCCCTTCCCCCCAACGAAGAGCACGCGCGGCCGGAGCGGGAGCGAGCCGGAGGAGGCGTTCCACGCGAGGTTCTGCGCCAGGTTCGTCTGATCGAGCTGCGCACGCGCGGTCTCGTGGACAACATCTTCGGCGGTGAGTACCAGTCCGTGTTCCGCGGGCAGGGCATCGAATTCGCCGAAGTGCGCGAGTACCTGCCCGGAGACGACATCCGGACCATCGACTGGAACGTGACGGCGCGCATGGGCGAGCCGTTCGTGAAGCAGTACGTCGAGGAGCGCGAGCTGACGCTACTGCTCCTGGTCGACCTCTCCGGGTCCGAGCAGTTCGGCACTCGCAGCCGATTCAAGGCCGAGCTGGCCGCCGAGATCGGCGCGGTCATCGCGCTGTCCGCGGCGCGCAACAACGATCGCACCGGCCTGCTGATCTTCACCGACCGGGTGGAGCATTCGGTACCGCCCAAGAAGGGTCGCCGGCACGTCCTGCGGCTGATCCGCGATGTGCTGGCCTTCCAGCCGCAGGGCAGCGGCACCGACCTGGCTGGCGCCCTCGACTACGCGGGCAGGGTTCTCTCGCACCGCGCCATCGTATTCGTGCTCAGCGATTTTCATCTGCCGCCCGAGGCCGAGGCGAACTTCGATCATAGGCTGCAGGTCGTGTCGCGACGCCACGACGTCGTCGCGGTGAAGATCTCCGACCCGCGCGAGCTGGAGCTGCCCGACGCCGGGCTCCTGCGCCTGCGCGACCCCGAGACGGGCGAAGTCAGGGTCGTCGACACGGGTCGGCTGGACGTGCGCCAGCGCTTCCGGGCGACCGCGCTGGCCCGTGAAGCGGCCATGCGCAGGCGCTTCCGACGGCTCGGCGTGGACGAGATCGAGGTTGCCACCGACCGGCCGTACGCCCCGCCGCTGCTCGAGTTCTTCGAGCGTCGGGCGCGCGCCGGGCGGCGATGA
- a CDS encoding VWA domain-containing protein, which yields MTFARPELVWLALVLPLIAAAAVWGIATRRTRALQLLGDLPLVRRLLVGTSREPTPLAALRLGVAAAAIGMAASGPRWGLEEVEATGSSRTLVLAVDVSRSMLATDLDPDRLEAARLMLRRLLAALPGDRIGLVAFAGNGYVLSPPTVDHGALGLYVDALAPDIMSQGGSSLAAALREATALARGEEESVGGRRAAVVLTDGEAHEDRDAVMEEANRAREAGVILHVVGVGTSQGARIPIRRAPNGRPIRYLRGPDGEIVVSRLDETLLSDVASVAGGSYVRLGDAGASAALVDALRSVAADEDARERQVRPRERYAWFVALALILIAADAWAQRTPPRRSGRAGESE from the coding sequence ATGACCTTCGCGCGCCCGGAGCTGGTGTGGCTCGCGCTGGTGCTTCCCCTCATCGCGGCGGCGGCCGTGTGGGGCATCGCCACGCGCCGCACCCGCGCCCTGCAGCTGCTCGGAGACCTGCCACTCGTGCGGCGGCTGCTTGTCGGGACGTCGCGGGAGCCCACGCCGCTCGCGGCGTTGCGGCTGGGCGTGGCGGCCGCGGCGATCGGCATGGCCGCGTCGGGGCCACGCTGGGGGCTGGAGGAGGTGGAAGCGACCGGCAGCTCGCGCACGCTGGTGCTCGCCGTGGACGTATCGCGCTCGATGCTGGCGACGGACCTCGACCCGGATCGGTTGGAGGCGGCTCGCTTGATGCTGCGCAGGCTGCTCGCCGCGCTGCCCGGGGACCGCATCGGTCTGGTGGCGTTCGCGGGCAACGGCTACGTGCTGTCGCCTCCCACGGTCGACCATGGGGCTTTGGGGCTGTACGTGGACGCCCTGGCTCCGGACATCATGAGCCAGGGCGGGTCGTCGCTGGCGGCCGCGCTACGGGAGGCCACCGCGCTGGCGCGAGGGGAAGAAGAGTCCGTGGGCGGGCGCCGCGCGGCGGTCGTCCTCACCGACGGAGAGGCGCACGAGGACCGCGACGCGGTCATGGAGGAGGCGAACCGGGCGCGTGAGGCGGGGGTAATTCTACACGTCGTCGGCGTCGGCACCTCGCAGGGAGCGCGCATCCCCATTCGCCGAGCGCCGAACGGCCGGCCGATCCGGTATCTGCGAGGGCCCGACGGTGAGATCGTGGTGAGTCGCCTGGACGAGACGCTGTTGAGCGACGTGGCGAGCGTGGCCGGCGGCAGCTACGTGCGGCTCGGCGACGCCGGCGCGTCGGCCGCGCTGGTGGACGCGCTCCGCTCCGTCGCGGCGGACGAAGACGCCCGCGAGCGCCAGGTGAGGCCGCGCGAACGGTACGCCTGGTTCGTCGCTCTGGCCCTCATCCTGATCGCCGCGGACGCGTGGGCGCAGCGCACGCCGCCGCGCCGCAGCGGGCGCGCGGGAGAGAGCGAGTGA
- a CDS encoding tetratricopeptide repeat protein: MGRRLPRVFGVIVGALLLAGFGDTERGNRLFRDGRYEEALSAYREALQAGRDDPELRYNIGTTLLRLGRYAEAERQYARALRSVDPELRTPTFYNLGLRFLSDGRGSPDPRAQARLFDAAVEAFRQSLRLDPADTDAKWNLEMALRDREEAGGGGEGEDEQESDEPQGGQQQQPGGQGAPPPGGGAGPRPERAPAPGEMTREQAERVLGAVEQDERELFRDQLRDAQRDRPVLRDW, from the coding sequence ATGGGCAGGCGCCTCCCCCGCGTGTTCGGCGTCATCGTCGGCGCGTTGCTCCTCGCGGGCTTCGGCGACACCGAGCGCGGCAATCGACTGTTCAGGGATGGCCGCTACGAAGAGGCGCTGTCGGCATACCGGGAAGCCCTTCAGGCCGGCCGTGATGACCCCGAGCTGCGCTACAACATCGGCACGACGCTTCTCAGGCTCGGACGCTACGCCGAGGCCGAGCGGCAGTACGCTCGGGCGCTGCGCAGCGTGGACCCGGAGCTCCGGACCCCCACGTTTTACAACCTGGGCCTGCGCTTTCTCTCCGACGGTCGCGGCAGCCCCGACCCGCGCGCCCAGGCGCGCCTTTTCGACGCGGCGGTCGAGGCGTTCCGGCAGTCGCTGAGGCTGGATCCGGCTGACACCGACGCCAAGTGGAACCTCGAGATGGCGCTCCGGGACCGCGAGGAAGCCGGGGGCGGGGGTGAGGGGGAGGACGAGCAGGAGAGCGATGAGCCGCAGGGGGGTCAGCAGCAGCAGCCCGGCGGCCAGGGCGCTCCGCCGCCCGGCGGCGGCGCGGGTCCCAGGCCCGAGCGGGCGCCGGCGCCGGGGGAGATGACCCGCGAGCAGGCGGAGCGAGTGCTCGGGGCGGTGGAGCAGGACGAACGCGAGCTCTTCCGCGACCAGCTTCGCGACGCTCAGCGCGACCGGCCCGTCCTGCGCGACTGGTGA
- a CDS encoding MoxR family ATPase gives MELARRITEQIRKRVVGQDLLVERLLIGLLADGHVLLEGVPGLAKTLTVSSLADAIRADFQRIQFTPDLLPADIVGTMIFNQASGEFTPKRGPIFTNIVLADEVNRAPPKVQSALLEAMQERQVTFGGETHQLDAPFLVLATQNPIEHEGTYPLPEAQIDRFMLKLVVRYPARDEEKEIVRLMAGREPVDIDPVAGPEDVFAARREVRAVYMDDKITDYIVDIVRSTRHPDEFGASELRPLIHFGASPRASIYLAECARAQAFLRGREYVLPEDVKELAPDILRHRVITTFEAEAEEVTADDIIRRLLEVVRVP, from the coding sequence TTGGAGCTGGCCCGGCGGATCACCGAGCAGATCCGCAAGCGGGTCGTGGGTCAGGACCTCCTCGTCGAGCGTCTGCTGATCGGGCTTCTGGCCGACGGGCACGTCCTGCTCGAGGGCGTTCCCGGGCTCGCGAAGACGCTCACGGTCAGTTCGCTGGCGGACGCCATCCGGGCAGATTTCCAGCGCATCCAGTTCACCCCCGACCTGCTTCCAGCCGACATCGTCGGCACCATGATCTTCAACCAGGCGAGCGGGGAATTCACCCCCAAGCGGGGACCCATTTTCACCAACATCGTACTCGCCGACGAGGTCAACCGGGCGCCGCCCAAGGTCCAGTCTGCGCTGCTGGAGGCGATGCAGGAGCGCCAGGTCACGTTCGGCGGGGAGACCCACCAGCTCGACGCGCCGTTCCTGGTCCTCGCGACCCAGAACCCCATAGAGCACGAGGGCACGTATCCGTTGCCCGAGGCACAGATCGACCGCTTCATGCTCAAGCTCGTCGTGCGCTACCCGGCGCGCGACGAGGAGAAGGAGATCGTGCGGTTGATGGCGGGCCGCGAACCGGTCGACATCGACCCGGTGGCGGGCCCCGAGGACGTGTTCGCGGCGCGGCGCGAGGTCCGCGCCGTCTACATGGATGACAAGATCACCGACTACATCGTCGACATCGTGCGCTCCACGCGCCACCCGGACGAGTTCGGAGCCTCGGAGTTGCGCCCGCTCATTCACTTCGGGGCTTCACCGCGCGCCAGCATATACCTGGCCGAATGCGCTCGCGCGCAGGCGTTTCTGCGCGGCCGCGAGTACGTGCTGCCCGAGGACGTGAAGGAGCTGGCGCCGGACATCCTGCGGCACCGCGTCATCACCACCTTCGAGGCGGAGGCCGAGGAGGTCACCGCCGATGACATCATTCGCAGGTTGCTCGAGGTTGTGCGCGTGCCGTGA
- a CDS encoding short-chain dehydrogenase, which produces MDIAGKRVLILGGSGLVGLAVARRLLELRPARLTISALRPHETEAGVAELASDAERAGADLGASYGNLFVPLALKDRPRREILAHAEARGLILDDMLGEFSAEVVERSTLGALVLEERPDIVVDCVNTATTLAYQNVFESARGLRSEAAGGGAPADSVERHLATLYLPQMIRHVQIALDAMRRVGTGFYLKIGTSGTGGMGLNVPFTHSEERPSAVLLAKAGLAGAHTMYLFLMARTPGSPAVKEIKPTAAISWKRIGFGPVKRGGAAIERFDAVEPVRLEGAFAGVSQGEAWRPAGGPLEGVYLDAGENGLFSAPEFEALTALGLMEYITPEEIADSAVREITGRPTGHDVVGALDAATSGPTYRAGVLREVALARMAELEEQHGVEPIAYEALGPPRLSKLLFEASLLGRLFETLADAAELDPDATAAAAWNIVQRDDELRIRMISVGFPVLLPDGSSLLRGPVVVVPPDDGTPFDASAIDAGWVDLRPRNWERWKDRFGAMRELPTGAEAVDRGSGADVDPGTLRGALRPGRLAAWVLRYEEAGERIKR; this is translated from the coding sequence ATGGACATCGCCGGTAAGAGGGTGCTGATCCTGGGTGGGTCGGGGCTCGTGGGCCTCGCGGTCGCGCGCCGATTGCTGGAGCTACGCCCGGCGCGGTTGACCATCAGCGCGCTGCGACCGCACGAGACCGAGGCGGGGGTGGCGGAACTCGCTAGCGACGCGGAGCGCGCGGGCGCGGATCTGGGTGCCTCGTACGGCAACCTGTTCGTACCCCTCGCTCTCAAGGATCGCCCGCGCCGGGAAATCCTGGCGCACGCCGAGGCCCGCGGCCTCATTCTGGACGACATGCTGGGGGAGTTCAGCGCCGAGGTGGTGGAGCGCTCGACCCTCGGCGCGCTGGTGCTGGAGGAGCGGCCGGACATCGTCGTCGATTGCGTGAACACGGCGACCACGCTCGCCTATCAGAACGTATTCGAGAGCGCCCGCGGACTGCGCTCCGAGGCCGCCGGCGGAGGCGCCCCCGCGGATTCGGTCGAGCGGCACCTGGCGACCCTGTACCTGCCGCAGATGATCCGACACGTGCAGATCGCGCTCGACGCGATGCGTCGCGTCGGCACCGGATTCTATCTGAAGATCGGCACGTCCGGGACGGGAGGCATGGGGCTCAACGTGCCGTTCACCCACTCCGAGGAACGCCCGAGCGCGGTGCTGCTGGCCAAGGCGGGTTTGGCGGGCGCGCACACCATGTACCTGTTCCTGATGGCGCGCACGCCTGGCTCCCCCGCGGTGAAGGAGATCAAGCCGACCGCGGCGATCTCCTGGAAGCGAATCGGCTTCGGCCCGGTAAAGAGGGGCGGCGCGGCCATCGAGCGGTTCGACGCGGTGGAGCCCGTCCGGCTCGAGGGTGCGTTCGCGGGCGTATCACAGGGGGAGGCGTGGAGGCCCGCGGGCGGGCCGCTGGAGGGCGTCTACCTGGACGCGGGCGAGAACGGGCTCTTCAGCGCGCCCGAGTTCGAGGCGCTGACGGCGCTCGGGCTGATGGAGTACATCACCCCCGAAGAGATCGCTGACTCGGCGGTGCGGGAGATCACCGGGCGCCCCACGGGGCATGACGTGGTGGGCGCGCTGGACGCCGCCACGTCCGGGCCCACGTACCGGGCCGGCGTGCTCCGCGAGGTGGCGCTCGCGCGCATGGCGGAGCTGGAGGAGCAGCACGGCGTCGAACCCATCGCCTACGAAGCGCTGGGCCCACCCCGCCTGTCCAAGCTGCTCTTCGAGGCGAGCCTGCTGGGCCGACTCTTCGAGACCCTGGCGGACGCGGCCGAGCTGGACCCCGACGCCACCGCGGCGGCGGCGTGGAACATCGTCCAGCGCGACGACGAACTCCGCATCCGCATGATCAGCGTCGGCTTTCCGGTCCTGCTGCCGGACGGGTCGAGCCTGCTGCGGGGTCCCGTCGTGGTGGTCCCCCCCGACGACGGCACGCCTTTCGACGCCAGCGCCATCGACGCGGGCTGGGTGGACCTGCGCCCCCGCAACTGGGAGCGCTGGAAGGACAGGTTCGGGGCCATGCGCGAGCTGCCGACTGGGGCCGAGGCGGTGGACCGGGGATCGGGCGCGGACGTGGACCCTGGAACCCTGCGGGGGGCGCTCCGGCCCGGGCGCCTGGCAGCCTGGGTACTGCGCTACGAGGAAGCCGGGGAGCGGATCAAACGCTGA
- a CDS encoding pseudouridine synthase: MSEAGAEGVRLQRHLARCGHGSRRSAEALITSGRVRVNGRLVTELGTRVRPERDRVEVDGRLVRPSAETWIALHKQRGAVTTRRDPRGRRTIYDALPEEYGELFHVGRLDRQSEGLLLLTNDGDTAYRLMHPRFRVRREYVVQPEKRLTDAELARLRAGVKLEDGRVRLLTLERVGGPGEEDVRIRLALAEGRNREIRRLLEAIGHRVVRLRRVRYGPIRLGKLAPGRWRELTAEEIEALKKTKAGKGRRTA, from the coding sequence GTGAGTGAGGCCGGCGCCGAGGGGGTTCGGCTGCAGCGTCACCTGGCGCGGTGCGGGCACGGATCCCGGCGCAGCGCGGAGGCCTTGATCACGTCTGGACGGGTGCGCGTCAACGGTCGCCTCGTGACCGAGCTCGGCACCCGGGTGCGCCCCGAGCGGGACCGCGTGGAGGTCGACGGTCGCTTGGTCAGGCCGAGCGCGGAGACGTGGATCGCGCTGCACAAGCAGCGCGGGGCGGTCACCACGAGGCGCGATCCGCGGGGGCGACGCACGATCTACGACGCGCTCCCCGAGGAGTACGGCGAGTTGTTCCACGTCGGGCGCCTGGATCGGCAGAGCGAAGGGCTGCTGCTGCTGACCAACGATGGCGACACCGCGTACCGGCTCATGCATCCGCGCTTCAGGGTCCGCAGGGAATACGTGGTCCAGCCGGAGAAACGCCTGACTGACGCGGAGCTCGCTCGCCTGCGCGCGGGGGTCAAGCTGGAGGATGGCCGGGTGAGGCTCCTCACGCTCGAGCGCGTCGGCGGGCCCGGGGAGGAGGATGTGCGGATCCGCCTCGCGCTCGCGGAGGGCCGCAACCGAGAAATTCGTCGGCTTCTGGAAGCCATCGGCCACCGGGTGGTTCGGCTCCGGCGAGTTCGTTACGGACCGATTCGATTGGGCAAGCTGGCGCCGGGGCGGTGGCGGGAACTGACCGCCGAGGAGATAGAGGCGTTGAAGAAAACGAAGGCGGGGAAGGGGAGGCGGACCGCCTAA
- a CDS encoding VWA domain-containing protein translates to MSVGFERPWLLLLLPGAVLLGWWLVVHTPAALRFSRVDGLPAGDRFLRALSVAPEWLRAGAIGALAVALAGPRTGVSSVEIDAEGIAAVVALDISSSMLAEDFAPDNRFTVARRQVAEFIRGRTYDRIGLVAFSGEALTQVPITIDYSVLFRALERLRVGQLEDGTAIGTAIATAANRLRRAPGESRVIILMTDGENNRGEVDPLTAARAAAAFGVKVYAIGVGSEGVAQMPIGRDLFGRFQYATVEVHIDEELLTDISELTGGRYYRATDAAALDSIYSEIDALETTEVEVRRFVAYTPRYLPFVLIAGLLFLVELALRASPWGRLP, encoded by the coding sequence GTGAGCGTCGGGTTCGAGCGGCCCTGGCTGCTGCTCCTGTTGCCGGGCGCGGTGCTCCTGGGGTGGTGGCTGGTGGTGCACACTCCGGCCGCGCTCCGCTTCTCGCGGGTCGACGGCCTGCCCGCCGGGGACCGCTTTCTGCGCGCGCTGTCCGTGGCGCCGGAGTGGCTCAGGGCCGGGGCGATCGGCGCGCTGGCCGTCGCGCTCGCGGGTCCGCGCACCGGAGTGTCGTCGGTGGAGATCGACGCCGAGGGGATAGCCGCCGTGGTGGCCCTGGACATATCCAGCTCGATGCTCGCCGAGGATTTCGCGCCCGACAATCGGTTCACGGTGGCGCGGCGCCAGGTAGCCGAGTTCATCCGTGGCCGCACCTACGACAGGATCGGCCTGGTGGCCTTCTCGGGCGAGGCGCTGACGCAGGTACCGATCACCATCGACTACTCGGTTCTGTTCCGCGCGCTCGAGCGGCTGCGCGTGGGTCAGCTCGAGGACGGAACCGCTATCGGCACCGCCATCGCCACGGCGGCGAACCGGTTACGGCGCGCCCCCGGAGAGTCGCGGGTGATCATCCTGATGACGGACGGCGAGAACAACCGGGGCGAGGTGGACCCGCTGACCGCGGCGCGCGCGGCGGCGGCTTTCGGCGTCAAGGTCTACGCGATAGGCGTGGGCAGCGAGGGCGTCGCGCAGATGCCCATCGGGCGCGACCTGTTCGGCAGGTTCCAGTACGCCACGGTGGAGGTGCACATCGACGAGGAGCTCCTCACCGACATCTCCGAGCTCACCGGCGGGCGCTACTACCGCGCGACGGATGCGGCGGCGCTGGACAGCATCTACAGCGAGATCGACGCCCTGGAGACGACCGAGGTCGAGGTGCGCCGGTTCGTGGCATATACGCCGCGCTACCTGCCCTTCGTGCTCATCGCGGGGCTCCTCTTCCTGGTCGAGTTGGCGCTGCGGGCAAGCCCGTGGGGCAGGCTGCCATGA
- a CDS encoding segregation/condensation protein A: MNDHERLEEVRPGEGLEEAAVRAAVGPDGAPPPVEVEMVDPEAVEREAHAPAAPDAGGEPPDEFLVSLDRFAGPLDLLLHLIREQDIDILDIPVGKVTEQFLAAIEGIDVTGLDNAGDFLEMAATLVRIKARMLLPRPAGATDLESDPRYELVRRLLEYEHFREAARRMEVAETERARHYARGYVPPAPAPSVPEELPIEWADVWEATLGLEGRERELRQHQVARRGVPVDHKMRVIVGALRRLKRVEFRELVAPFRDRLHSIVTLLAGLELARSQRVSLKQSTPFSPLWLFRGEKIDEEDPEGPGAEEGAKP, from the coding sequence GTGAACGACCACGAGCGGCTGGAGGAAGTCCGGCCAGGCGAGGGACTGGAGGAGGCTGCGGTCAGGGCCGCCGTCGGGCCCGATGGGGCGCCCCCGCCGGTAGAGGTGGAGATGGTCGACCCGGAGGCGGTCGAGAGGGAAGCCCATGCGCCCGCCGCCCCGGACGCGGGGGGCGAGCCCCCGGACGAGTTCCTCGTCAGTCTGGACCGGTTCGCGGGTCCGTTGGATCTCCTGCTGCACCTGATTCGCGAGCAGGACATCGACATCCTCGATATCCCGGTGGGCAAAGTCACCGAGCAGTTCCTGGCGGCGATAGAGGGGATCGACGTGACGGGGCTGGACAACGCCGGTGACTTCCTGGAAATGGCGGCGACGCTGGTCCGCATCAAGGCGCGCATGCTGCTGCCCCGGCCGGCCGGTGCCACCGACCTCGAATCGGATCCGCGCTACGAGCTGGTGCGCCGGCTGCTGGAGTACGAGCACTTCCGCGAGGCCGCCAGGCGCATGGAGGTCGCCGAGACCGAGCGCGCCCGCCACTACGCGCGGGGCTACGTGCCGCCGGCTCCCGCGCCCAGCGTGCCCGAAGAGCTGCCCATAGAGTGGGCGGACGTCTGGGAGGCGACGCTGGGACTGGAGGGGCGCGAAAGAGAGCTCCGTCAGCATCAGGTAGCCCGGCGGGGGGTGCCGGTCGACCACAAGATGCGCGTGATAGTCGGCGCGCTCAGGCGCCTGAAGCGGGTCGAATTCCGGGAACTGGTGGCGCCTTTCCGCGACCGCCTGCACTCGATCGTGACGCTCCTGGCCGGGCTCGAGTTGGCCAGGAGTCAGCGGGTTTCCCTGAAGCAGAGCACGCCCTTCAGCCCCCTGTGGCTGTTCCGGGGGGAGAAGATCGACGAAGAGGACCCGGAGGGTCCGGGCGCCGAGGAGGGAGCGAAGCCATGA